A stretch of DNA from Piliocolobus tephrosceles isolate RC106 chromosome 21, ASM277652v3, whole genome shotgun sequence:
CTGTCACTCTATTAGGGTGTTGCAGAGAATTGGGAGtgagtcttttttatttatctattatttattttttattgagatgaggtcttgctatgttgcccaggctggtcttgaactcctgagctcaagctattctcccaccttggcctcccaaagtgctgggattacaagtgtgagccatcacacctggcaaaAGAGGTGAGCCTTCATGATGTCGTAAGTCACCACCGGGCACAAGTTCACGCTTGTCCTATGATTGGCGCATGACACTGATGGgtagcagaaaggaaaagaatcttttctgaaacttttttttttttgaaacagggtgttgttctgttgcccagtctggagtgctgcggtgcagtcacggctcactgcagccttgacctccctggctcaagtgttcctcccacctcccaagtagctgggactacaggcatgtgtcacctcacccagccaattaaaaacaaaacaaaacaaaaccaaaacaaaaaaacaaaaatttttttgtagagacggggtctcactatattgcccaggctggtctcaaactcctgtgctcaagcaatcctcccatctcatcctcccagaatgttaggattacaggtgtgagctcccaCACCCAGCCCACTTCTGGAACTTTTATTGAAAAGTACCCTtaggctgggtttggtggctcacacctgtaatcctggcactttgagaggctgaggcaggagaccatgtctttacaaaaaaaaaaagttttttgagacagaatctctctctgttgcccaggctggagtgtagtggtgcaagcTTGGTcatgcagcctctgcttcctgggttcaagggattcttatgcctcagcctcccgagtagctgagactacaggcgtgatccacaacgcccaatttttgtatttttacgagaaatggagtttcaccatgttgtccaggctggtcttgaatttcggGCCTCAAgtggttcacctgcctcagcctcccaaagtgctgggatcacaggcatgagccaccacgaccagccaaaaaaaaaaaaaattcttttttaatagaaaagtacCCTGAGAACCCTGGTCTATGGAGGGTTTTAACTGCCATTCCCTCATTGAGTCCCCCAGGAAAGCGCCATGAGGTGGTTAGAGGTCTTGGGTTTAGAGTCAGGTATTTTCTATCTCCAGGCTTGTGGGGGCGTTCGAGTGATTTGACCAACCCCATACATGGTGCATGGCTGTATGAGCACAGGATGTATGTCCTTGTTTGCTTCCCTCCCTTGCCTGTGCCTGTATCCCCTGGAGTGAGCCAGCCCCCACTCCAAGTGGAAGCGATTCCTCCCCAACCTCCCCGGTTCTCCCCCACGGGCCAGCCCATTTAAGGCGAAGGTCGAAGGGAGTCTGCGCTATGAGGCCGGCTGTGACTTGTTGTCGTAGCACATCAGAACAACAAAATCACTAGTCTTCCACACAGCACTAGACCACAGCCACTCTAATCTTCTTCACCACCCCCTGCCCCATGTCTGAGATCCCTGCCCAGCTCCTCCTTCTCACCTGAGCCAAGCTGTGACACCTGGGCTTCCTGCTTCTGTGCTGCCTCCCTGTTTTCCATTCCCAGGTCTCCTGGAGAGAGGCAGAGTCTGATCTCCAAGGGCACAACTCCCACCCAGGCACATCAGAGACATGGGATTTAGAGTTGGACGGATGGGGTTGACTTACAGCTTCACTTGTGGGCTGAGAGCCCCTGCGTGggttatttttctgcctttttcgGGGCCTTGGGTTCCCCAAATGTCACGTGGGCACAGTAACACCCATGTCCTAGGGTTGAAGATGGCATGATATGCTGTATGTACAATGCTTGGCACAAGGTTCCTCACTGAAGTCTGGAAGGGACACCATAATGTCATCTTAGCAGGCACCTGTTACTCCAGTGAGACATCTTACCTGTTGAAAATTCTGGACTTGGgtcaggtgcggtgactcacgcctataatcccagcactttgggaggctgaggcgggcggatcacgaggtcaagagtttgagaccagcctggccaacatggtgtgaaaccccgtctctactaagaatacaaaaattagccaggagtggtggcggtacctgtaatcccagatactcgggagtctgaggcaggagaatcccttgaacctgggaggcagaggttgcagtgagccgagatcgtgccactgcaccccagcctgggcgacagagcaagactctatctcgaaagaaaaaaaaagaaaattgcagactTCTGTGTGTGCTTATCTGGAAAATACTTTGTTTAAAGATCCGTTACATGAGGGGCAGGTCTCCAGAAATGCCAGGTACCTCACACCACCCTCTCTCGTCCTCCTCCTGCAAAATCAGGGTCAAAGGGCTCTCCCGTTACCTGGGGGAGCTGTCCAGGGTTCTGGCGCCGAAACGGAGCCCACTGGGAACTGTCCTGAGCCCCGGTGCTGAAACAGATCGCGGTTCTCTCCTTGGAACCCCCGAGAGGCGCTGTCCGGATACTTGGTGCTGAAATAAATAGCATTCTCCTTCGGCCGGGGGAGAGCTGTCCCTCGCGCTGAAGAAAACTtgattttcctctctctctttcccggTTCCCCCACCCCTCTTCGTTCTCGGTTCCTCCGATTCTTGGGAGACCCCACCCCCACTCAATTTATTTCCCCTCCTAGCTTCTTCCTGGGGAGCTTCAGAATGGCATTGGGAGGGGGAGACACAGAGGGGTCGCAACTAGCACTGATACCTGCTCCTCGCCCTGTACCACGTCCCCAGAACTTACCTCCGAAGCAGTCAGCCCCGCTGATCTCTGCTTTCCAGACCGTCAAACTTCGCCGTCTCTGTCCGTTCCTGGGAAAATGTCCATGCGCCGACCTGCAAACCAGCCTAATTCCCGGCATCCCATGTCCCTCAGACCACCCCTCCTCCCACGCAGCTGCGGGCCTCACCTTCTGTGTGCCTCACCTGCTTCCAGTCTTGTTGGCAGATGCAGGTGTCCCGTGGCTGCCGAGGCGGGGACCTGCGTTTTTATAGGCTTCGGGGAAGGCGGAGCGCCAGGAATCCTGGGAGGAGCTTCCCCAACTG
This window harbors:
- the LOC111521969 gene encoding putative uncharacterized protein encoded by MIR7-3HG; amino-acid sequence: MPGIRLVCRSAHGHFPRNGQRRRSLTVWKAEISGADCFGAPSIRTAPLGGSKERTAICFSTGAQDSSQWAPFRRQNPGQLPQLGMYSPHLHPELPTTDPAFFCKLRFIKGNDPYCLTIAHLKSVLTFS